ACCTTTTGGGGCATTAGATGCAATTACCAAAGAAGAATTACAAGAAGAATTACTAAAAATTTGGGGTGATAACCGCTGCACAGTGCTGATGATTACCCATGACATTGATGAAGCACTGTTTTTAGCAGACAAATTGGTAATGATGACCAATGGCCCCCACGCCAAGATTGGGGAAGTCTTGGAAATTCCCTTTGGGCGTCCACGCGATCGCGCCCGCATCATGGAAGATCCACAATATTACAAGCTGCGGAACTATGCCCTAGACTTCCTATTTAACAGATTTGCCCACGACGACGTAGGGTAAAACCTCCCCACACCGAAAGGTTAGCATTCAGTCAAAAGTAAAAGGTAAAGTCCACCCAACCGCTTGCCTTTTATTTTTGACTTTTTTTATCAGATATAAGGAACGTGAAGCAAAAATGCAGCGCAGATCCCCGACTTCTTGGAAGAAGCCGGGGATCTTAATTTTCACGCATATTTCACCTGTAATGGACTCAGCCAAATAACAAATGACCGAGGATTCCTCAATCACAACCACTTTTTAAATGCAACATAACAGCAGCTGAAAGTCCATCCCAAAGAGGAGTATTCACATCAGCTTCTCTGAGGGCTTCTGCTGTCCAACTATTACAATTCCTTAATATTGAATAACTACCCAAAGCATCATAAAAGCCAGCATTAGTAGTATGACCATTACCAATGCGGATGACTCTACCTACATTGTCTAGCTTAAAAGTAGCTTGGATAAATTTTATTAACTGCAAATAATTATTTTTATCAACTTTAATACATTTAACTTGTAGATAATCTGGTATTGATTGATAACCCTGAATATATATAACAGAAGGAGTGGGTAGAAATAAAGCTCTCAAAGTCGTAGACAATCGTAAATCTGCCACAGAAGGAGTTGACATATAAAAGTCGCGATCGCCCCAACCAAAACTTAAATAATTATAATTATCTGAATTATCTATGCCAATTCCCTCTACAGATATATGCTCGTGCCAATTAAAAACATAATTCTTCGTTTGTAAAATTATATTAGAATGAATACCTGTATTAGAAATACAAATATCCAAATTACAATTATCTTTCGGCTGATAACTCCATTTCCTAGGGATGAATACACCAATAGCTAATAAAGCTAAACTAGATAAACACAATCTAAAAAAATAACGTTTATATAAAAAACAGCGAGCAAGTAAATTCTTAGTAAATTTCATAACAGCCCCAACAGTTTATTTCATTAAGTTCCCGTAGGTGTAGAGATTGATAATTCGACATCTAACAATATAAAAGGTAATACTCATGAGTCCCCGCGCACTGCTGTTAATAAATCGTCATGCTCGCCAAGGACAAAAGCGTCTCACAGAAGCGATTGAATGCCTAAAAAAATCGGGCTTTGATTTAATTGAAGAATCTACAGAACATCCCAACCGTCTGACGGAAATTATTCTTCAATACCGAGATAAAGTTGATTTGGTAATTGTTGGTGGTGGGGATGGTACGCTCAATGCTGCGGTGGATGCTTTAGTTGATACGCAATTACCTTTAGGTATCTTACCTTTAGGAACAGCTAACGATTTAGCCAGGACTCTAGGAATCCCCAATTCTTTAACCGAAGCGTGCAAAATTATTGCCACAGGAGAGCAGCGCCGCATTGATTTAGGATGGGTAAATGGCAAGCATTTTTTCAACGTCGCCAGTATGGGACTGAGTGTGAAAATTACCCAACGACTAACCAAAGAAGTAAAGCGCCGTTGGGGAGTATTTGCTTATCTAGCCACAGCATTGCAAGTAATCTGGGAATCTCGACCTTTTAGCGCAGAAATTCGCATTAACGGTGAATCGATTCGCGTGCGAACAGTACAGATTGCCGTAGGCAATGGTCGCTATTATGGTGGGGGAATGGCAGTAGCTCACGATGCCACAATCGACGATCAAAGACTGGATCTCTATAGCTTGGAAATTAATCATTGGTGGCAAATCATACCCTTACTTCCAGCTATGCGACAAGGGAAACACATAAAATGGCGGGAAGTTCGTGCTTTGCGAGGTCAAGAAATGGAAGTACATACCCGCAAACCACGCCCCATTAATACTGATGGCGAAATAACTACCTATACCCCTGCACATTTTTTTGTTATCCCTAAAGCTGTAGCTGTGTTTGTCCCATCAGGAGGAGCGCAGGTTTAATTTTTGCGTGCTAGATTAGCAACACTTAACATCATAAAAATAAATAAAATTTGATTTTTTACGGAATTCTTTGTAGAACAAATGTATACCTTGATAAACGATTTACTTAACTAAAGTTGGGTATTGTGAAAAGTCGCCAAGACTCAAGCCAAATGCATCTCGGATTCTCTCAAGAAATTAAATCATTATTACAACACTTAGCCGAACACCCATTAACCTTAGGAGAGATTTTGGCAAAAACTTCCGAAAGGGGTTTTAGCTTGGTAATTGCAATGTTAGTTTTGCCCTTTT
The genomic region above belongs to Calothrix sp. NIES-2098 and contains:
- a CDS encoding diacylglycerol kinase catalytic region, producing MSPRALLLINRHARQGQKRLTEAIECLKKSGFDLIEESTEHPNRLTEIILQYRDKVDLVIVGGGDGTLNAAVDALVDTQLPLGILPLGTANDLARTLGIPNSLTEACKIIATGEQRRIDLGWVNGKHFFNVASMGLSVKITQRLTKEVKRRWGVFAYLATALQVIWESRPFSAEIRINGESIRVRTVQIAVGNGRYYGGGMAVAHDATIDDQRLDLYSLEINHWWQIIPLLPAMRQGKHIKWREVRALRGQEMEVHTRKPRPINTDGEITTYTPAHFFVIPKAVAVFVPSGGAQV